Genomic segment of Tolypothrix sp. NIES-4075:
CGTGGTCATGGATAATCTCCGGGTTCATCACGCTGAACGTGTAAGAGTTGCAATTGAGTCCGTTGGTGCAAAAGTCAAGTTTTTACCCCCCTACTCTCCCGATTTATCCCCCATAGAACTGTGTTGGTCGAAACTCAAGCAATTTCTCCGTTCCTGTGAAGCACGCACATTGGAATCACTCGACCAAGCAATGGCTCTTGCTGTCAATTACATTACCGAAGATCATGCCTTTGGTTGGTTCCACCACTGTGGTCTATTTACCTGAAAATTGCTGTAACATAGTGTTTTTAACGAAAGCTGCTAGAAATTCCCCTCCTTCAACGAAGTTAAGGTGCAATAAGCTGTTGCGTTTACAATTTACAATGCTTAAAATTTAGAACCAAAGCCTCAAACTTTCTCCCCCTCCCCCCTCTCTGCCTCAACGATAAAATTAAAAGCCTCACAGCTTTGTTTATTAACAAAAAATAACTAAATGTGCCAGTTGCAATCCTAAAAATAAAACTCCCGTTAATGGGGAGTGATTAGTTATTATGATTTACAAAACTATTTGAGTAACTGGTGAATTGTTGGGTCTAATGCAAAGTCAGGGTATTTATCTAAGTTCTTTCGCACAGTCCAGATATTGAGGCTGAATCGTTCAGCAGAATGTTCTAAAACTCCGTGTTGATGTTTGCAATTGAAGCTGTAGATATCGCCATCATTAAGCTGAAGCTTTTTAATAGTTGAAGCATTTGGATTGCTACTTTTTCTTTCAGTGTTGTAAGCAAATGTAGCAGTACCAAGATTAACACCACAAGCGCGTTCTATCGCATAGGTATCGTCTCTGTGCAAAGCTATGGTTCCTTTACTGTTAATGCCTTGCGCTTCTCCGCCGAAGGTGAGTAAGGCAATGTTAGAACCAGGATAGATGCGTTGGCAGAAATCCCACAAGCGCTGGTCAAAATGCGCGGAGATAATGCGATTTTNGGCGTTGCATAATTAAGGGATGAACTGTCCTAACTGTGCATCTACCCATATCCGCAAGAACGGTCATCGGCGTGGTAAACAAAACTACATTTGCCGTTCATGCGATCGCCAATTTATTGAATCATATTCAAAACGAGGATATTCCAATGAAATTAAAGAGCAATGTTTAAAAATGTATGTCAATGGAATGGGTTTTCGTGCCATTGAACGCCAGACTGGAGTGAACCATAATACCGTGATGAATTGGGTAAAACTTGTGGCGGCTCCTTTACCTGATGCCCCAGAATATTCAGAAATCCCTGAAATTGCCCAAGTTGATGAATTAGAGACGTTTGTCGGTAAAAAAAAACAAAATTTGGTTGTGGACAGCCGCCAACAAAGGAAAGCCAGGTATTCTAGCTTGGGTTTTAGGAGACCGTAGTGCCAAGACATTTAAACGTTTGTGGAAGATTATTAAGTGTTGGAAATGTTTTTTGTATGTAACTGATGGATATCCCGTGTATCCTTGTTTTATTGATGATTGCGACCATTTAGTCAAGAAAACTTACATGACACGAATTGAGGGAGAAAATACAAGATTAAGACATTATTTAGCACGGCTACATCGTCGCACACTTTGTTATTCTAAATCCAAAGAAATGCTGAGTCTGTCTATTAAATTGTTACTGCACTACCTTAAGAACGGGGTTGTGCCCATCTCAGCCTAATTCATCCCGCAATTATGCAACGCCCGATTTTGAGATAGCAAAGCTTCGTGGAATAGCCAGAGACGATATCGACCAGGAGCGTATTTACTAACATCGGGTGTCATTTGTGGTATTAAACTTTGACAGTGCAATCGCAAAGCTTCAAGTGTACTAGTTCTGACCAAACTGAATTTCTTGAAAGTCATGTTAGCGTTTTTCAATTATTGCAACCATCATTGTGTGTGAACACATTCTTGATTTCTGTTACCTTTGGTTGGTTGCTGCAATAATCGTAAAGTGGTTAGTCCTTCAATGTACTTGAGGGCAGCATTAGCGCCTGCGACTTGAAAGAGTGCAATCGCGTTTTCCTGTTCTTCAAGGCTTGCGTTTGACTCTTTAAGAAGTTCAACTATGGCAACCGGAAGATTGATGATTTTGTTTTGGTTTGAGTCCCAATGTTCTATTGTTCCAACTAGTAGGGTTTGCTCAGACAAAGTTGGATAACCTTTTTCTGTGGCGATAAAGTGGAGTTTGGCACTAGCGCCAAACAATGGGAGTGATTGTTGAATTGCTTGTCTTAGCGCTTTCGTATTACGGGGTTTGTATTTGACTACCACAGGATTAGTACAGGGTGGTAGTAGTGCTATTTCAGGAATTGGTAAACTTAGTTGTCCTTCTTGTTTAACCTGCGTTTTCTCAATTGAACAGTGTGGATAAGTGATGCGAGTTGTGTAGTCACCGCTATATCGGGGATCGCCAAATACTCGTAGCTTCACAATTAGTTTGTGAGATATCCACCCTCGTCCCCTCTCTTTTCCTGACAACAGGGGTGGAATTATACTTGTTTGCCACTCAATGACGACAATGCGATCGCCTGATAAATCTTCCCTGATTTCCCGAACACACGCGCCTGGGTGTTGTTCAATAAACTTATTGACCCATTTTTTTTGCTTAGGATTAAGACGTGGTGAACGATTTTTTTACGTGCATGATAATACGATAAGTTTGTCTGAACGGTTATGAAAAGCTCAATGGCGTGGATAGTTGAGGCAGTGGGGGCAGCAGTTGCCACCCCCACAATATAATGAGTATTTGTGCTAACTAGCCTGTTGTAATACCGATGAAATCACCTCGGCTGTTTGGACTGGTTGGTCTTTGAGTTGTGCCTTGATCTGCGATCGCAACCAGGATACGGGTGCATCTTTACCATGTACTTTCTGAGCAATGTTTAAAGCTTTGGCTATCTTGCGTGCTGGGCGCAGTTGTAGCTTCTCAATGTCTATTCCTTGAAGCGAGTTATTAACAGGTGCAGTAGTTTCTGGGACAGGTGAGAAAGTACTTTTGGAATGAGCCATATCAATCACATTGGGTTGTTGCTCGTTTTCATCTTTTACGGGGTTGACCACTGGAGGTTTCTGGTGCAGTGTCGAAATGGATATGAATGTGATGAAGTCGAATGTGACGATGACGATGAACAAAAGTGCAATCGCGTCGAATAGCAGTGTCAGAAAATCCTGGGTGTCCATTGTGTAAATTGTTGTAGTGTTTCCTAGCGTGTAGCGAGTGCTAGGTTTTCGTTTCTCATGCCCCGTCAGGGGCAGCGATCACCTAATTTATCTTTTCATTCAGTAACCAGGGCAAACGCCTCTAAAATGCACCTACGGGATGAAAGACCGTCTCAGTAGGTTCGTGGGTTTCATAAGTGCCTTCTCACGAGCGTAATAACTGCCTTCTGAAATTCTTTTAATTTATGCCTGCCATGGCAGTAGTAAACTGTTCGTCTGCTCTATGTAGACTACTTCTTTGCCGTCCAGCACAAAATATATTGCTGGGTAGTGTGGCAAACTTCGTTTGTCAGACAACTGCACTGATGGCAGAGCAAGAAAATCTATGAGAAAGGGGACTAATCATCTTTAAAAATCTCCTCTAGCATTAGTGGTTTACCCGCTAGTTCGGAAGCCAAATCTCTAAGCTTAAACAAAGTTTCAAACTGCCCCCGTTCCAGTTGTCCTTTTTTGGCAGCTGACAGGGTTCTCTTGTCTAACCCTGTCATCTCCTTAGCTTTTTGAATAGATAAATTTTTCTCTTCTGTCCAATAACGAGAAAGGTCAACGTATTTAGGCATTTCAAAACCATATATTTTTTGTTCTGAACCTAATTTACGCGCTAAGAGTACAACCTTGGTACGTTGGTGCGCCAAGGATACTGAAATATAACAATTTTTATCTCCTTTTTCCTCAATTAACACGTTGACGCTTTGACACGTTAACGTATAAATTAAAGTGTATAACAAAGGCGATCGCTCCCAACCGCCAAGAAGAGTGCGATCGCCTTCAACGTAGTAAACCCCCATATCGGGAGATAAACACAATCATGACACAATTACAAACCCTAGAAGACTCTCAAGCAATAGCCCAATTGGAACTTGAGCTGTACATAGCCCAACAATCGAATTCAACAGCACCAGAAGAAGGCGGAAATTATGAAGTACAATCTACGATCCGGGCTTTCTTATCCAACACCGACGCAAACGCACCCGAGTTGAGCGAAACTAACCCACAGACGATTCCATGCAGAGAACCACTTAGACACTTGCTGATTGGTACACCCAAAGCCGTGACAAGTACCATTCATTACTTAAAAGTCGTTGGTTATGCGGAAGTTAGCGATTGGAGTAGACCACAGCCGACTACCAACCCAGGTGAAGTAATAAGCATTCTCAGCCGCATAATTTTAGTGCAGTAGGGACAAAATACTTCTGTATGAGTTTAATTGACCGCGAACTAACTCTCGACACCAGACACATTGCCAAGCATCTTCCAAATACTCCCCAATCCTCACAGTTGCTAAAATCTGAAGGTAGCGCTCATTTATTTAATGATGAAACCACAATGGTCATGGTTACTCAAGCAATCATGGCACAGGGGGAGTTTACAGGAGTTGTTCGCGGGCATGAGCGCTATGGACTATACTTTGACGAACCGATTGGATATCGTCTCAGTATCGATGGCAGCAGAATTGCACTTTCCTACGGCGAAATGAAAGTAAAAGGAAACAAATACCATGTCATCCCCCGTACAAAACCTAGCTGATAACTGGGAGTTTACAGAGCTATGGGTAGACCCCACTGCTTCACCTCCCTACGTTCTTATTCTTCTGGGAGATAATTCTGGCATTAGCTCTGTTTATGACCCAAGCCAAAGTTATCAACTAGTGTTTAAGAGCAACACTTACGAAGAGGCAAAACTCTGGTTGCTTGAAGACGAATATGAGCGAGTCGAAGGAAGACTACCAGCTTCAGTGCCAGCTTAAGCATTTCATCTAGAATTTTCCGTAATTACTCAAATTTTTTACGCCTCCCCCACGCGGGAGTTTTTTTATTGAACTTATTGCCACTCAACATAAGGACTTCTTGTTACTTACATCCACTATAGGACTCCTATTTTATTTTTGAAAAAGATTACGACAGAATACAGAGGAGTACATCGGTCTACCAGTGAACAATCATAAATCAGTATCTACAAACCGCAACAGTCACAACAAGAGTGGCAACCGCAATGCTCCAAGAGGCAGATGTCCTTGATGCGATCGCAAGTCTTGTTTTGTTTCCGCACTTATCGCACACAAAACTTGACATAGAATGTCGTGCGATCACAGTCGCCGCTGCCTTAAAAAAAGCCTTAATCTTGGGCGCAAATACTGATGGGTTGGTCATTTCCCTGACTTTTCACCTGCTACAAAACTAAGGGGATTGTGCAGGATGACTTTAATACCTGGACAAAAACACCACTCACTTTTGCTGATGTACGCAAAGAAATTGAAAATGTAGTTTTGCTTACCACAACGATACTCGTTTTTACGGATGTGATTAGATGAACAATCAGGACAGTTCATCCCTTTATTATGCAACGCTACAGTTACTTGCTGCCCCTAAGTTGGTATTTTTTTATGAGTTGGACGAGCCTTGATGAAAAAAGTGCTTTTTAATTACAACGTAATTTTTGAGAATTGATTTGAAACTCGATACTGGCAATCTTCCGCTTTCCAGGTATCTCTTGAGCATCTAAAATATACCCCTCAGTTTGCAATTCTTCTATTGTTCGCCATAAAATTTGGCTGCTCCTAGACGGATTACTGCCCAACAAATCTAGATTCTTCAAAAGATATTGTTTAGAAATGTGTAGATATTGTCCATCAATTAGCTTATCCCATTTCATTCGGCTAGCAAGATAAACTAGGAGTTTCATCTTGTAATCATGCTTGGCATTATTCCCTTGCTTTTGCTTAGTGTCAATGCTGTTTGAAAACAAAACATAGTCACCCGTCCGTTCTGGTCCTTCAAAGAATTCCAGTGCTACCGTGTAAGCATCTGCCAATTCATAAGTATAATCGGCAGCCTTTGCTAAATCAAAGTCTCGCGGCAGATTATCGATTTCGTAATCTCGGATGCGAAGAATACTTTTAACGATCACCTTCGCTCCCATTGTGTTACCTTTTTTCAAAGATTTGGCGAACACGAGTTCTGTTCTGTGAAGGGTAACTAAGTCTTGGTTAAGTTGCGATCGCAATCTGGCAGTGAAAGTACCTTTTTGAGTACGAGTATAACCCAAGCTCTCCAACAAATCGTTAGACCGAAAATAAACTAGAGGACCGTTACCCTGCTCTCGCGCTTTCTTATACAGGGATAACACAATCGCAACTTGCCTGGGATTTAAAAAGGTAAGCAGTGCCACAAACAAACGCTGAATGCGACGGTCTTGGATCTTCTCTAATCCTTTGCTAATTCCTTCGTCTGTACAAGCTTTTAAATCGAAATTAGCATACTGCTCTTTTATTTCTTCCCACTGTTCTTCTGAAAGTTCGTCCAATCTAACACGACGGGTAAGAGCAACTTCGCTGTTGTCTTTGGAATTAGCGGCAACCCGTATTTCCAAGAAATAACCATCTGCGTCCATTTGAAAAATAGGCAGTTGGACATCAGGGTTTTTGATAGCAGCAGCTGCTCTAGGCAATATCATCAGCAACTGTCCATCAACTGGGAAAACAGTGTCTTTTTCGCTCACATATACTTCCTAATATATTGCCATTTCGACAAATATTACCAGGTAATGTGTTGCTATGTTCAAGACGAACTCACATATGTTTGTTTAGATTTGTTACAAACGTATGTGAGTCCGGCGTATGATTTTTAGGGTTTTGTATGTGAGTCCGGCGTAGAGTTTTGTATGTGAGTCCGGCGTATATTACTTCTGTTTGTATGTGAGTCCGGCGTATACTTTTATAAGTATTATATAGTATAATTTATAACTAATATTTATTAATGAAAACTTCTAAAACTTTTATCAATTCATAATTTCTTAAAATATAGTGTATAATTTTACGCTAAAAATAATTTATCTTATTTCCATTTCGTATGTGAGTCCGGCGTAGAGTTTTGTATGTGAGTCCGGCGTATAAGTCATATGTGAGTCCCGCGTATAAGCAATTTTGACCCCTTGAAAGTGAAATTTTTAAATGCTAACTTCTAAAGTTGACAGCCTACTTGTTTCTGACTGTCACTTTAGCTAAGTGCTGCATATGGATGCCATATTGACAACCAAAAGCACTTCGGTTTAAAGCGGGCTATCCTATGCCCCTAAAACAGGCTACGCTAATAGACATCCTTATGGGGTACGAATTGGCTTATTTTTGTCCTACTTATATAACCAAAAACTAGAGGAATACCTAATACCCAGATTCAACAACGCCAAACTGTCCTGACATTTAAAAAGCCGGAGAAAACAGCAAAAGTAACTGTTCTCAACCGACTTACCTAGTGAAACGGGAAGTTTGCTAAAGTCTCCAAGCAGCGCTAACTGCGTGGAAAAAAAATCCAGATAGCTAACGACTATCTAGACTTTAGCAAAATTTTCGTTAAATGGTAAGCGTGGAGAACTATACTTTTGCTGTGATACCGGCTTCGTAAACCGAAAAACTCACGGAGTCCGTATTCAATGAAAGTAACCTCCATCAATTTGGCTTTTTCTAGCCAACTAGATTTAAAAACTGGTATCAAACAGCTATTTACTGCCATTTGCTTTAAATACCGCAATCTCACATTAGCTCTTGTCTCCAAGCTCACCCCTGCTTTGAACAAGGAGGGTGCTTGGTCATGACTACACAATTTCCATCATTTGAAATTGATACCTCCCAAGCGATTAAGCAGCTAGAACTTTTGGGATACCAGCGGGGTGATGCTGTTTATGTTCGAGCTTTCTTGCCAAAAGTTGACCCTCGTTATGCTTCAGGCACAGCACGCAAAGCCGATAATCTCGACTTCAAACAAATTTTGCAGTGGCAGCAGCAAGGTTACGGTGTATATTTTGTGATCAACGGTGGTGGTCATAAAGATGAAAATGTTCAACTTTGCCGTGCGGTTTTTATTGAGCATGACGATTTAGAAATAGAATTACAGCGGGATTTGTGGCAAACACTCTTGCTACCAGAACCAACCTTTCAAGTCCAAACGCGCAAATCCGTCCATTCTTACTGGGTGTTTGAAAAACCCATCTCAGTTGAAGATTGGAAGCAGTTGCAAACTGACCTGTTGACATACACCAACGCTGACCCAGCCATCAAAAATCCCAGTCGGGTGATGCGATTGGCTGGAGCATGGCATATTAAACCGGGGGAAAATCCGCTACGTTGCGATATTATCTCACAGTCTGGTCTGAAATACACCTATGAAACTTTGCGTGACTCTGTACCTGTATTGCAGCATCCTGAGTCAGTTCAAGAAAAGCGTTCAGCAGTGCGATCTGCTGAAAGCAGCAGCGCTGACGCAGAGCGGACGTTTACACGATCGCTATCGCACTTTGAACCGACTGCACACGAGCAACAGTACACTCGTTATGAAGATATTTCCGTACCTGTACCAGTTGCAGTGCCGCTTGAAGTCTGCCTCTGCAAAGAGTCTCGCGCTTTGCTTAACTTTGGGGTAAACGAAGGAGGTCGCAATACCAACGGGGCAAAACTTGCACGAGATTTAATTGGTACTGCTAATCATTTTACTAGCATCGGTCAGCAGTTTGACGGCGATCCACAGCAACTTTTACAGGATTATGCCGATCGCTGCACCCCACCCTTACCAACCAAAGAAGTTGAGAGCATCTGGAAATCAGCCGAGAAAGACCACCCCGGTCCCAGTTGCACTCCAGAAGGTGTAGAAACTTGCATTAAGGCTTGGTATTGGAATACTCATGTCAAGCCGAATCAAAATTCATCAGCTAGTTCTGCTAATCCTGGTTTCGATAATGTTTCCAGTGTAGATAAGAAGCAGCCTGTTTCAGATAACACACAGCGCGAACCTCATAAAAGTAACGCAAATGCTGGGCTCAAGCAGACACTTCGCGAACGCATTCTAGAAATTTTAAGCCGCCATGATTCCGAGTCAATGCGAGCGATCGCACTGATGGATTTGGCTAATTTGGTAAAGCTTCCATATCGACAAATTGAGCAGCTAGTTAAACTACTGACAGATGAAGTAGATTTCGACTTTGATACTTTAGTTGCCACGCAAAAACTTTCATCTCTGCTTAAAACTTGCCCTTACCAACTTGACCTTACCCGATTGCTCGAACCTCAGTTCGCCCGACTATTAATTGATACCGCAAACGCCATGCCGACGGCTCCGGAATTTTTATTTACGACGCTTCTGGCAACTGCGGCATCTCAGATTGGCTCGGCAGCACGAATAGTTGTCAAACCGTCCGGCAACTACACCCAACCAATGGTAATGTGGACGAGCATTGTTGCTGACTCTGGCTCCGTAAAAACTCCGGCACAACGAGTAATTATTGACCCATTAGTGGAATTAGAAACCTCAGCTTTTGAGCGCTATCAAGTAGAAGCAGCGGAATACAGGAAGTTACAAGCAGCATGTAAAGGTAAAAAGCAGGACGACTCATCATCAGAGTCTTTAAAAGTACCTATCCGTCAGCGCTACGTGACTAAGGATAGCACATTGGAAACATTGCAGCGGATTCATGGCGAAAACCCACGAGGGATATTGTACTACCGGGATGAAGTAGTAGGGCTATTTAAAACCCGCAATCAATATCGCGGTGGTTTAGGGGCTGATGAAGAGCAGGAACTCGATCAATTTAACGGGTCTGCAATTATTTACGATCGCTCAGAAAAATCTGTGTGTCTGCCTAAAAGTGCCATTTCCCGCACGGGTAGCATCCAGTGGGAAGTTTTAGCTGCCATAATGGGAGACCACAACGACTATAACGGCAGTTTTGCTCGGTGGTTGTTCTGCGCTGCCAAGTCTCCCAAACGTTATCTGCGATTAGTTGGAGAAAATTCTGCTCCCCATACTGGTATCTCCCAAGCGCTGCGTCAGCTTTACATAAAACTCGCCTTGGTGACAGAAAAAGACTACTTTTTAAGCACAGATGCAGCTATGCTTTTCGAGGTGTGGCAGCATTCTCTTGTAGATGCCCAAGTTGCTGAAGAATCCTATGGAATAAGAATAGTATATCCCAAGATTGAAGCTTACACAGCGCGATTGGCACTGTGGTTACACATTGTTAATGCTGTGTTAGCAGGTGAAACTCCGACCCAGGTGATTTCTGGAAACACGATGCAAAAAGCAATTGAGCTAGCGGCTTATTTTCTTTGGCAGCATAAATTAATTCATACTCAAAACTCCCCGGAATCGGGACTGACATCTTGGGGTCTGAAAATCCAGAAGTTGGCTGAACAAGTGGGAGGAGCTACAGCTTCCATGCTCAAAAGTGGTATTCGCGCTCTGCGGAAAAAAACAACTTTTGAAATTCGCCGACTGATGGAAATGATGGCAGCTGCGGGTTGGGGTCGTGTTGAAGGTCAAGGCTCTAATACAGTCTATATGGCAAACGGCGTGCCACCGAAAGTAATTGACAAAATTGACACAAAATTGACACTTGTGTCAGTCCTTGAAACGCCTACCAAAACTACATTTGAGAACAAAATTGACATCTGTGAAACATCTGTTGCGGCAGATGTTGTGAAAGAGAAGGTCACTAACCATGACTTAAATTCCTCATTAGACCTGGAAAATGTAGAGTCATGTCAATTTGTCAATTCAAATGCTGAAATGCCTACTGTAAGTAGCGCTGATTCGATTGACATTCCTCGTCAATCGGAGTGTCAATTGTCAATTGATGAATCGTTAAATATAGAAACCCCAGGCGTAAGCGAAGACGATAATGCACCTCATCTCGTTGAGTCAGCCGATGTACCAACCCTCCCGTTATCAGATTTGGAAGCTGGGGAAGCTTTTCAGTGTCAGGACTCTATGGCAACCAACTATACAGATGAGCTATCAGGTGATGAAGCGCTTAAAGCTTTTCAGTGTCAGGGACAGGAATTTAGTGAAACAGTAGCAGACGTAATGATAGCGAAGCGAGTAAAGAGCGAAGCGCAGATCGCTAACTCCATTTCCTCAGAAGTGACTGAAAAGACACAGCAAGATGTAAATGCAACGTCTACAAGTAGCAATGAACACAACCATAATCTCCAGCCTATTGAGGTATTGACATCACAACCGGAATCAATTACTGATAATGCGCTAGAAGACAACCGCAAGCTTCAGCCTATTGAAGTATTAACTCTGGCTGGGGAACGGATTGGTGGATATTTCATCGATGCTTGCATGAGAATTGCCAATTTAACTGAAAAAACGCAGCAATTCACTTTCTTTGATGCAGACGGGGTGATGTATGTCTTTGAAGGACAAATCCGAAAAGCACCATCAAGCTAGGTGCAAGCGCACTCTTAACACCAACTTTTGTTGCCATTTATCACGGTGTAAAAGTGTTGTACCCCGTTTTTGAGGTAGTCAGATACGCTTACCTTCAAAAGATAGGTAATAACTGCATCCTAACTAACATTACATAACTGATGCACCCAATAGTTAGATGGGTATACTCAGACCATAAAAACGTACAACAACCCCACCTCGACCCAAAGTTTCCCCATACAAAAGTTTCAGCACTTTTGAATAGGTATTAACTATGACAGTTACTGAAGTTAAATTCAAACCTGGTGAAGAAGTTGATACGCTCTAAGGGTAACAAGTTACTTAAAAAAAGTGATAGCGAGATTTCAGCTTCTACGTCTTGTAATCCTCTAGAGCGCGAACCCATGCACTCAAAAGAATTTTCTACAGAGTCGGAATTACCAGCTGCTGATACTGTAGTAGTTGCAGTTGAGGTACTAGAGGAGCTAACCCAGGACGAAGCAGATGACCGCCATCGGTTAGAGCTAAAAATAGAACGGGCATTTTATGAGGCAGGTTGTGCCTTGAGAGAACTGCGGGAACGGCGGCTATACCGAAGTACTCACAGGACTTTTGAGGAATATTGCCGCGATCGCTTTAACTATAGTCGCGACACTGCTTACTTGAAGATTGCGGCTGCTGTAGTTTATGACAACATCCAGAAATTTTTGCCGACCATTGGTCGGCAAATTCCGATGCCGACCAACGAGCGTCAATTGCGAGATTTGGCATCATCGAATTTTGAACCAGAAGTTCAAGCGGATGCATGGTTGCAGGGAGTAGAAGAAGCTGGTGGTAAAGTTCCTAGTGGGCGCATTATTAAGGGGATTGTGGAACGGCTGAAGGAAAAGCCTTTATTTCTTGCCACTGATTTTTGCCAAATAGGTGATGTGTTTACTTTAACTAAGTTGAAGGGTGTTGAGCGTAAATACAATGGCTGTTGGGCGATCGCAGTTGCGCTCAATGACTTTACTGTAGAGGTTGACGTTCATGATACTACCCTAAACGTGAAACCTGAAAACCTCAACAAAATTGATTCCCCAGAAGCACATCGCCAACTGCCACAAATCAAAAAACGCATTTCTCGTTTGCGTAACTGTGGAATGCTAGACCGATGCGCTTATACAGTGCTGGAGTCTTTGGGACGGCAGACTTACTTGACCCCAGTCGAGGAAGGCTTGTTGCAATGGTTGGAGAAGCATTACAAAGTTAATAGCAAAGAAAATTAGGAACAGCGCAATCATTCCCTTTTCCTCACTTCACCTCAAAACTAATTACAGGAGATCGTGTTATCGGTTTATCTCGCTCTTTCATTAGTGCAGGGTACCCAGTGTTGTTGTTTCCCTGTGGGCTGTTCCTGATGAATCAACAGCCTTTTTATAACAACTCTATTTTATCAAAACTTGCAATAATTAAATTGACAAAGCGATCGCATTGCGAAAAGCGATAATGCCATCCTTGACAAAATATCCTAATCCCTGTCTGGCAGCATTTACTGTCATTGGCGAATAGGCGTTTGACGTTGCCAAAGCGCTTTAGCCCATTCGCGCAGATTTTA
This window contains:
- a CDS encoding DUF6972 family protein, with the protein product MSLIDRELTLDTRHIAKHLPNTPQSSQLLKSEGSAHLFNDETTMVMVTQAIMAQGEFTGVVRGHERYGLYFDEPIGYRLSIDGSRIALSYGEMKVKGNKYHVIPRTKPS
- a CDS encoding IS1 family transposase (programmed frameshift), producing MNCPNCASTHIRKNGHRRGKQNYICRSCDRQFIESYSKRGYSNEIKEQCLKMYVNGMGFRAIERQTGVNHNTVMNWVKLVAAPLPDAPEYSEIPEIAQVDELETFVGKKKNKIWLWTAANKGKPGILAWVLGDRSAKTFKRLWKIIKCWKCFLYVTDGYPVYPCFIDDCDHLVKKTYMTRIEGENTRLRHYLARLHRRTLCYSKSKEMLSLSIKLLLHYLKNGVVPISA
- a CDS encoding DUF3987 domain-containing protein, producing the protein MTTQFPSFEIDTSQAIKQLELLGYQRGDAVYVRAFLPKVDPRYASGTARKADNLDFKQILQWQQQGYGVYFVINGGGHKDENVQLCRAVFIEHDDLEIELQRDLWQTLLLPEPTFQVQTRKSVHSYWVFEKPISVEDWKQLQTDLLTYTNADPAIKNPSRVMRLAGAWHIKPGENPLRCDIISQSGLKYTYETLRDSVPVLQHPESVQEKRSAVRSAESSSADAERTFTRSLSHFEPTAHEQQYTRYEDISVPVPVAVPLEVCLCKESRALLNFGVNEGGRNTNGAKLARDLIGTANHFTSIGQQFDGDPQQLLQDYADRCTPPLPTKEVESIWKSAEKDHPGPSCTPEGVETCIKAWYWNTHVKPNQNSSASSANPGFDNVSSVDKKQPVSDNTQREPHKSNANAGLKQTLRERILEILSRHDSESMRAIALMDLANLVKLPYRQIEQLVKLLTDEVDFDFDTLVATQKLSSLLKTCPYQLDLTRLLEPQFARLLIDTANAMPTAPEFLFTTLLATAASQIGSAARIVVKPSGNYTQPMVMWTSIVADSGSVKTPAQRVIIDPLVELETSAFERYQVEAAEYRKLQAACKGKKQDDSSSESLKVPIRQRYVTKDSTLETLQRIHGENPRGILYYRDEVVGLFKTRNQYRGGLGADEEQELDQFNGSAIIYDRSEKSVCLPKSAISRTGSIQWEVLAAIMGDHNDYNGSFARWLFCAAKSPKRYLRLVGENSAPHTGISQALRQLYIKLALVTEKDYFLSTDAAMLFEVWQHSLVDAQVAEESYGIRIVYPKIEAYTARLALWLHIVNAVLAGETPTQVISGNTMQKAIELAAYFLWQHKLIHTQNSPESGLTSWGLKIQKLAEQVGGATASMLKSGIRALRKKTTFEIRRLMEMMAAAGWGRVEGQGSNTVYMANGVPPKVIDKIDTKLTLVSVLETPTKTTFENKIDICETSVAADVVKEKVTNHDLNSSLDLENVESCQFVNSNAEMPTVSSADSIDIPRQSECQLSIDESLNIETPGVSEDDNAPHLVESADVPTLPLSDLEAGEAFQCQDSMATNYTDELSGDEALKAFQCQGQEFSETVADVMIAKRVKSEAQIANSISSEVTEKTQQDVNATSTSSNEHNHNLQPIEVLTSQPESITDNALEDNRKLQPIEVLTLAGERIGGYFIDACMRIANLTEKTQQFTFFDADGVMYVFEGQIRKAPSS